In Pseudoalteromonas piratica, the following proteins share a genomic window:
- a CDS encoding exonuclease domain-containing protein, whose translation MKELPEKYYLSHFVEFVTFIKTTSAHLLATAELDFISHFETLNEDAQCMLVRIVNRKSPFIRKDTLTYNEINDSATAINILRKAGFVARISKHTLSDFFSQLNKQDLIDLCASLALDKPVKSATKSKWLNFVLNNQNSGLSYENVKKHPVLTSHIYFAKQSTFSYLLFLYFGHLSGRLNQFSLRDLGVMQTQGVQQQQANFSDIDEAKSAFLHATLFNDIKQADKTDIPSLTTLALKLLETELPIGYLASQKYHHGLYKLAIALIADNTELGERLLSESQHPAAKEKYIRLLYKSGRIALCETLLLDILDDPESETLLLFAEDFYALKFNQKRTSLLTDVLRDSPTPIALDEAYLGHVENGVKDRYIKQKKQCYFTENKLWRALFALTFWHELYQHPESKRANEFSYFPKVLKENSFFHSLESEIKQKLAQLNNKERFINYIATTILEHSGEPNGLFYWHPELSEVLTHFLHHAPINAVHNHLLNMAQLFKELSDGYPDLMIINNGELYFEEIKAPGDSLRRNQLISIKHLINAGFKVKIQRTEWRFNTEQSYVVVDIETTGGKKEHHRITEIGMVRIEQGVITDTWQTLVNPERHIPKMITELTGISNEMVKDAPLFEHIAEKLNTFSQNAIFVAHNVNFDYGFIRQEFARLNQKYTRAKICTVQQARKYLPGHQSYSLGKLCADLNIELKNHHRALDDATAAAKILLHINDVRIKLGE comes from the coding sequence ATGAAAGAGTTGCCAGAAAAGTACTATTTATCCCACTTTGTTGAGTTTGTGACGTTTATCAAAACAACTTCAGCCCATCTATTGGCAACCGCTGAGTTAGACTTTATCAGCCACTTTGAAACATTGAATGAAGATGCACAATGCATGTTAGTGCGCATTGTTAATCGCAAGTCACCATTCATTCGCAAAGACACATTGACCTATAATGAAATAAACGATTCGGCCACTGCAATTAACATACTTCGAAAAGCAGGATTTGTTGCGCGTATAAGTAAGCACACATTGTCTGACTTTTTTTCACAGCTAAACAAACAAGATCTCATCGATTTATGCGCCAGTTTAGCGTTAGATAAACCGGTAAAGAGTGCTACTAAGAGTAAATGGTTAAACTTTGTGTTAAACAACCAAAATAGCGGACTGAGCTATGAAAATGTGAAAAAACACCCCGTCCTAACCAGTCATATTTATTTCGCAAAACAAAGTACTTTTAGCTATTTATTATTTTTATACTTTGGCCATTTATCTGGTCGTTTAAATCAGTTTTCTCTGCGTGATTTGGGCGTTATGCAAACACAAGGCGTGCAGCAACAACAGGCAAATTTTAGTGATATCGATGAAGCAAAAAGTGCATTTCTACATGCCACTCTGTTTAACGATATAAAGCAAGCAGATAAAACCGACATACCGTCTTTAACTACACTAGCCCTTAAATTACTTGAAACTGAATTACCCATTGGCTATTTAGCTTCGCAAAAATACCACCATGGTTTATATAAACTAGCAATTGCTCTTATTGCAGATAACACTGAGCTTGGCGAACGTTTGTTAAGTGAGTCTCAGCATCCTGCCGCCAAAGAAAAATATATTCGCTTACTTTATAAATCAGGTCGCATTGCGCTTTGTGAAACGCTGCTTCTTGACATATTAGATGACCCTGAGAGTGAAACCTTATTACTCTTTGCTGAAGATTTTTATGCACTAAAATTCAATCAAAAACGTACCAGCTTGTTAACCGATGTGTTACGTGACTCACCCACGCCAATAGCACTCGATGAAGCCTACCTCGGACACGTTGAAAATGGTGTAAAAGACCGCTATATAAAACAAAAAAAACAGTGTTACTTTACCGAGAATAAACTCTGGCGAGCACTTTTCGCCCTCACCTTCTGGCATGAGCTTTACCAACATCCCGAGTCAAAGCGTGCAAATGAATTTTCTTATTTTCCAAAAGTACTCAAAGAAAATAGCTTCTTTCATTCACTGGAAAGTGAAATTAAGCAAAAGTTGGCTCAGTTGAATAATAAAGAGCGCTTTATAAACTACATTGCAACGACCATTCTTGAGCATAGCGGCGAACCAAATGGGTTATTTTACTGGCACCCTGAGCTTAGTGAAGTACTGACACATTTCCTACATCATGCGCCAATAAATGCAGTGCATAACCATCTGCTCAATATGGCGCAACTCTTTAAAGAATTGAGCGATGGTTACCCAGATTTAATGATTATTAATAATGGTGAACTCTATTTTGAAGAAATTAAAGCTCCAGGAGACAGTCTAAGGCGCAATCAATTAATCAGTATTAAGCATCTTATTAATGCTGGTTTTAAAGTGAAAATTCAGCGCACTGAGTGGCGTTTTAACACCGAACAAAGCTATGTGGTTGTCGATATTGAAACAACGGGTGGCAAAAAAGAGCACCATCGTATTACTGAAATTGGCATGGTTAGAATAGAACAAGGCGTTATTACAGATACCTGGCAAACACTCGTTAACCCTGAGCGTCATATTCCCAAAATGATCACTGAACTCACGGGTATTAGCAATGAAATGGTAAAAGACGCACCGCTTTTTGAACATATTGCCGAAAAGTTAAATACATTTAGTCAGAATGCAATTTTTGTTGCCCACAATGTTAACTTTGATTATGGCTTTATTCGCCAAGAATTTGCGCGATTAAATCAGAAATATACGCGTGCAAAAATTTGTACTGTGCAACAGGCACGTAAGTATTTGCCAGGACACCAATCTTACTCGCTAGGCAAGCTGTGCGCAGACCTTAATATCGAGCTAAAAAATCATCACCGTGCACTGGATGATGCGACTGCCGCTGCAAAAATATTATTACATATCAATGATGTAAGGATAAAGCTAGGAGAGTAA
- a CDS encoding FG-GAP repeat domain-containing protein has translation MKIITALIVTLGLASTASLAKSKNSLFNEVAIETELTLSQPVYPIDLLPNPGKELMLIGTLDGQQYIDIYGASESALYNRIKRVSVPNSMLGFDVTQWQNAQQQVYLFSAEAIYQLQLEKDQSIERIIDIQTYLKKDNAQHLSKMNFVHNVNVDQKADFLTTDLNASFLYLSDDSGYNKVNLDLPARLVIEGHSAEIDPPRFAFFDTNEDQVSELIGFQNGELKLLPSINSANAQAIKLKDDIMVDDWWHTKDADGESLDQSNLVYRKLERIEDVNHDGIFDLVVRFTKSSGALDRQNDYEIYLGAIESGKIVFQQDTTSLIQDEGTLTDLTFVDINGDKQLEVLVSGFDIGVSQIIGALLSGSISQDVHLFYQNEQGRFSPKNKITREVELSFSISKGRSGSPVVLFADVNGDGKKDWVLSDEQKAVNVYLAKNYRDFERRATKFKTTLPMMGRRVVSADLNQDGKDDLVMSYGRLDEEKMRNTIKILFAQS, from the coding sequence ATGAAAATAATAACAGCATTAATCGTTACTCTTGGCTTGGCAAGTACGGCAAGTTTAGCCAAAAGCAAAAACAGCTTGTTTAATGAGGTTGCCATTGAAACCGAATTAACGTTATCACAGCCAGTTTATCCAATTGATTTATTGCCCAATCCGGGTAAAGAATTGATGTTGATAGGCACACTTGATGGTCAGCAATATATTGATATTTATGGTGCATCTGAATCTGCTTTATACAACCGTATTAAGCGGGTGAGCGTGCCAAATAGTATGTTGGGATTTGACGTGACACAGTGGCAAAACGCGCAACAGCAAGTCTATTTATTCTCTGCTGAAGCCATTTATCAATTACAGCTTGAAAAAGACCAATCTATCGAAAGAATTATCGATATTCAAACATACCTTAAGAAAGATAATGCTCAGCATTTATCTAAAATGAACTTTGTGCATAACGTTAATGTGGACCAAAAAGCTGACTTTTTAACCACAGATCTCAATGCGAGTTTTCTTTATTTATCTGATGACTCGGGTTACAACAAAGTCAATTTAGATCTTCCAGCAAGACTGGTCATTGAGGGGCACAGTGCGGAAATTGATCCCCCACGATTTGCTTTTTTCGATACCAATGAAGATCAAGTGTCTGAACTAATTGGCTTTCAGAATGGAGAGTTAAAGTTACTACCGAGCATTAATTCAGCTAATGCCCAAGCGATTAAGTTAAAAGATGACATAATGGTTGATGATTGGTGGCATACCAAAGATGCTGACGGGGAATCACTCGACCAAAGTAATTTGGTTTATCGTAAACTAGAGCGCATCGAAGATGTTAATCATGATGGAATTTTTGATTTGGTGGTGCGTTTTACGAAAAGTTCAGGGGCACTCGATAGACAAAATGATTATGAAATTTATTTAGGGGCAATCGAGTCAGGAAAAATTGTTTTTCAACAAGACACAACCTCGCTTATTCAAGACGAAGGCACACTCACCGATCTTACTTTTGTCGATATCAATGGTGACAAACAATTAGAAGTGCTAGTGTCAGGGTTTGATATTGGTGTGTCACAAATTATTGGTGCGCTTTTATCAGGCTCTATATCACAAGATGTGCATTTGTTTTATCAAAACGAGCAGGGGCGTTTTAGCCCTAAAAATAAAATAACGCGAGAAGTTGAGCTTAGTTTCAGCATTTCCAAGGGGCGAAGTGGATCGCCTGTAGTGTTATTTGCTGATGTAAACGGTGATGGTAAGAAAGATTGGGTCTTGTCGGATGAACAAAAAGCAGTGAATGTTTACTTAGCTAAAAACTATCGCGACTTTGAACGCCGGGCGACAAAGTTTAAAACTACTCTACCAATGATGGGCAGACGTGTTGTAAGTGCAGATTTAAACCAAGATGGTAAAGACGACTTAGTAATGAGTTATGGCAGACTTGATGAAGAAAAGATGCGTAACACCATTAAAATATTATTTGCACAAAGCTAA
- a CDS encoding substrate-binding periplasmic protein, producing the protein MLKRIFAASLLVISCSSNAGAIKFGFNQQHYSPYVIHDDNFTSQSGIVFDMSMAIAEEAGFVAKLISLPRKRIEGFLVEGKIDAQCHTNPSWYQHPDLVWSEALYRDSDVVISNHNFASLNEFFDSKGFKLGTVLGYKYPEIAPYFASGNIKRFNSTTSKGSFARFIRGELDGFVTSLTEANYLVQLKRFNVLEINKNQIYCSFSPKLKEEKRKRLLSAAETLKMNGEFERILAKYIKQE; encoded by the coding sequence GTGCTTAAACGTATTTTTGCAGCTAGTTTACTCGTAATATCGTGCTCTTCCAATGCGGGGGCGATTAAGTTTGGCTTTAATCAACAGCATTATTCGCCCTACGTAATCCACGACGATAACTTTACTTCGCAGTCAGGCATTGTATTTGACATGAGCATGGCTATTGCAGAGGAAGCGGGTTTCGTTGCTAAGTTGATCTCATTGCCGCGTAAACGTATTGAAGGGTTTTTAGTTGAAGGCAAAATCGACGCCCAGTGTCACACTAATCCTTCCTGGTATCAGCATCCTGATTTAGTCTGGAGCGAAGCGCTTTACCGCGACTCAGATGTGGTGATAAGTAATCACAATTTTGCCAGTCTTAATGAGTTTTTTGATAGTAAAGGGTTTAAGTTGGGCACGGTACTTGGTTACAAATACCCTGAAATAGCCCCTTATTTTGCCTCTGGGAATATTAAACGTTTTAACAGTACAACATCTAAGGGCAGCTTCGCACGGTTTATACGAGGTGAATTAGATGGCTTTGTAACATCGCTTACTGAGGCAAACTATCTGGTTCAGCTAAAACGTTTTAACGTGCTGGAAATCAATAAAAATCAAATCTACTGTTCTTTTTCACCCAAATTGAAAGAAGAGAAACGAAAACGTTTGTTAAGCGCGGCTGAAACGTTAAAAATGAATGGTGAATTTGAGCGAATTTTAGCAAAGTATATTAAGCAGGAATAA